The DNA segment GAAGGACGGCGGTGTATTCGCCGCGCTCAATAGCAAGCACATGGGTCATCTGGAGTCGCAGAAGCGCTTGTGGGAACGCTATGGCCATACCCAGCTGGAGCTGCTCGACGAGCGGCGCATCCGCGAGGTGGTGGCCTGCGAGAACTACGTGGGCGGCCTGCTGGACATGAGTGGCGGGCATATCCATCCGCTCAACCTGGCATTGGGTGAAGCGGCGGCAGTGGAGTCCCTGGGCGGCACCATCTACGAACAGTCCGCCGCCGTGCGTATCGAACGTGGCGCCAACCCTGTCGTCCACACGGCGCAAGGCAAGGTGAAGGCTAAATTCATCATCGTCGCCGGCAACGCCTACCTGGGCAACCTGGTGCCCGAGTTGGCGGCCAAGTCGATGCCTTGCGGCACCCAAGTGATTACCACGGCGCCACTGGGCGATGAACTGGCCAACAGCCTGCTCCCCCAGGATTTCTGCGTCGAAGATTGCAACTACCTGCTCGACTACTACCGACTGACCAGCGACAAGCGCCTGATCTTCGGCGGTGGCGTGGTGTATGGCGCGCGGGATCCAGCGAACATCGAAGCGATCATCCGGCCGAAGATGCTCAAGGCTTTTCCGCAATTGAAGGATGTAAAAATCGACTACGCCTGGACCGGCAACTTCCTACTGACCCTTTCGCGCCTGCCCCAGGTCGGTCGCATCGGCGACAACATCTACTACTCCCAAGGCTGTAGCGGCCATGGCGTGACGTACACCCACCTGGCAGGCAAGGTACTGGCTGAAGCCCTCAGAGGCCAGGCAGAGCGTTTTGATGCGTTTGCCGACCTGCCGCACTATCCGTTCCCAGGCGGCCAACTGTTGCGCACGCCATTTGCGGCACTGGGCGCGTGGTACTACGGGCTGCGGGACAAGCTAGGTTTCTGATCAACACCCTGTAGGAGCCGGCTTGCTGGCTCCTACAGGTCGAATCATCAAATCGCAGACACAAAAAACCCCGGTCTTTCGACCAGGGTCTTTGCTATCGATCCAATCAAGCATAACGCTTTTCTTGGCGCTCTCAGGGTGTTCAGTGGACCCTGGAACAGATATGGCGCAGCGGACGGGACTCGAACCCGCGACCCCCGGCGTGACAGGCCGGTATTCTAACCGACTGAACTACCGCTGCGTATCGCTCAGACTGCTGAAGTGTCACCTTCAACC comes from the Pseudomonas shahriarae genome and includes:
- a CDS encoding NAD(P)/FAD-dependent oxidoreductase, encoding MANTPYPQSYYAASANAAPPRPVLQGEVETDVCVIGAGYTGLSSALFLLENGFRVTVLEAAKVGFGASGRNGGQIVNSYSRDIDVIERSVGPQQAQLLGQMAFEGGRIIRERVAKYQIQCDLKDGGVFAALNSKHMGHLESQKRLWERYGHTQLELLDERRIREVVACENYVGGLLDMSGGHIHPLNLALGEAAAVESLGGTIYEQSAAVRIERGANPVVHTAQGKVKAKFIIVAGNAYLGNLVPELAAKSMPCGTQVITTAPLGDELANSLLPQDFCVEDCNYLLDYYRLTSDKRLIFGGGVVYGARDPANIEAIIRPKMLKAFPQLKDVKIDYAWTGNFLLTLSRLPQVGRIGDNIYYSQGCSGHGVTYTHLAGKVLAEALRGQAERFDAFADLPHYPFPGGQLLRTPFAALGAWYYGLRDKLGF